Genomic window (Phragmites australis chromosome 5, lpPhrAust1.1, whole genome shotgun sequence):
GGAGGTGAGatagggggtatttataggctagagatccaaaacTAGCTATTGCCCAACTACCCCCATTTTCTGTGATCGCCGGAAGGTCTGGCGCTCTCTGTCTCCACTGTACCAAAACATCTGGTGTTAATGCCTCCGAAATTTAGTCATTAACTAGCTGTCAAAATCTGGTAATAGTCATTGCCGATTTAACAATAATGATCCAGTGAAACAACCAGTCATACGCCGGACCATTCGACGGCTAGAACCACGTGAACCAGCCAGGTGCaaccctctctgcaacaaaacctccggtgaaCGTTCCGGTGTGCAGAACTCcaaacgccggaccatccggtgggtagAACCAAAACTGACAACACTCGGTAATCATCTCTAGAATAAAAACTTCAATGTGCACCAACTAcatacgccggaccatccagtgtttaCTGAATTTTTCTGTTGAAACTCAAAACATCCCGACGAGAACAATTGTTTCTGCACTGGAACTTCCGACGCATGTAACCATTTGAACCAGTAACTAcaaccttctctacaagaaatgatcCGACGTACCCAACTTATAAcgacggaccatccggtgtttacttcaattttttttcacactTGAGTATCataggaaatactccggtgttgaTATGTTGTGTGCGACGAACCATCCGGAGAGCTTACTGATTTTCTTACTTTAAAGTAAGAAAGCTCCGGTGGGTACCACTATTCGATCCCCGAAACTTTCGATGAGACTATTTTtctctgagctcgtccaattcaaattttcttATGCCttaacttctcgacatctcgACTAAGGTCTTCtgtgagctacctagtgctaaaTTTTACAAGTGTGTATAAaatcaagtctagactcactagataaaGATACTACACCAATTGAAGATGGCTCCTCCGAATCCGATTCATTGGTGTCACTTCTGAAATTTCTGCCTTCAGAAGGAGAATCCTGGGAACTGCAGTAAATGACAGTAACTATCTTATGATTCTAATTAGGCACTGGTGATCATGTAAGAAGCATCACTGAGCACTGCaacaaaaaaattactcacCTTTGCAGTAAGAGAATAAAAATCAGGCATACTATAATCATCCCCAACTGTGCAACAGTGAGCACTGCAACAAAAGTCCCCAAAGATACGTACAAATGAACATGAATGTTATAGTGGTCTATTCTAACACAGGTAAGGTAGATACCGCTGCACTATTTGGCATCAATAAGGCATATTACTACTAATTTCAATTAATTTTGACTGTTGCAGGGAAAAAACACTATGGCAGCACAATTGGCCCTAAAAATCACACTACGGCAACACAATTGATCTCTACTACAAATTCCTGCAAAATCAGTTTTTAGCCAACAGAGACACAACTGCTAGCTGCTTCTTTCCTGAGACCCTTGTCCATTATAACCCTCCGTGATTCATCTGATTCAGACCATTGTCTAATAGCAGCATGAAAATTTGATATCAACACATGAATTCCAGGATTTTGTGGGTCAACCTCTAGCATGCGCACAGCAACTTTCTTTCCTCTTACAACATCCATATTAGCTCTGCATGCGTTCAACATAGCAACATAGATGGCACTGGAATGCCCATTGCGGCTTGAAGTTAAACTACAATATAGATCCCAGGCCTCGTCAATCTGGCCTGCACGGCCTAGCATGTCAATTAAGCATGCATAGTGCTCTGGTTGTGGATCAATTCCATACTTGCTTTTCATCAAATGTAGCATGGACCGACCTTCATCCACAAGACCACAGTGTCCACAAGCTGAGAGAACCGCCAGAAATGTAATGGCGTTTGGCAAGACCATGGGTGCAGCTTTCTCCATCAGCTTAAACAAATCCAAGGCCTCCTCACCATGCCCATGGCGACAGTATACGTCAATCATGCTAGACCAGGAAACCACAGTTCTGCCAGCCATCCGGTCAAACACTATACGTGCAACCATTGTCCTCCCACATTTTGCATACATGTCAATAAGCGCATTGCACATGATGGTGTCAGAATCAAACCCACAACGGAGAGCCTTGCAATGCACCTGCATACCGTACGCCAAGTTTGCTGTTGCTGAGCAGGCCGTGAGGGCGCATGTCAACGAAATTCCATTGAGCTCAGTCCTCCTCAGCATCGAGAAAGCCTCCCTAAACCGGCCGTTCTCCACGCAGCCTGAAAGAACAGCGTTGTACAGCGCGGCATCCTTCGGGCACTCCGTCCGCGCGAACACTCCCATGGCGTCCTCGAATAGGCCACAGCTCATGTAGAGGTCAACAAGCGCCGTCACCATGATGACATCGCCGTGGCACGAGACAACGCTCCGTGCgtggacctggcggccggggagAAGTGCGCGGGACACGGCGCAGGCCTTGAGCATGGTGCAGAGGGTGGCGGCCGTAGGCGGGAACCCTGCGGCGGCCATGCCGCAGAAGGCGCCCACGGCGGCGTGGGGGCGCGCGTGGCGGACGAGGCAGGCAAGGAGCGCGTTCCAGGCGACGGCATCCCGCGcgggcatttcgtcgaacaggCGGGACGCAGCGCCCGGGAGCCCTGCGTTGGCGTAGGAGGTGAGGAGGGCAGTGGCCGGGATTGGGATGAGgctggagagggaggaggactTGAGCAGGGTGCCATGGATGGCCGGAGAAAGGGAGGGatgggaggagaggaggcggagcAGGGTAGACAGCGGCAGCTGCCGCGGAGACGCGCGGGGCATTGTGGAGACGCACGGGGCATCAGGAGGCAGTCGTATCTCTTTCAGTCCCCTTAAAACTTACTCTCTACATTCTTATATAGaaaactgttttttttaaaaattatctcTCTATATTAATATACTCTTTAACATACTCAATGTATCTCActtactatattttattaggtTCCTCTCCTATCTCAATAACGGATAAACCTCAGCCATTAGCTTCATCTCTCTCCCAAACTCCTCCACACACGCAGCAACGCAACCACTTCGATCAAAATCGACCTAGGGGAAAGGATCAATTTTGACTAGCCATTGACCACTCACCGACAGTGAAGTTCGCTGGATGGTTGGTACCAAGATGTTCAGTGCACCGAGGCGAACCCATTTGTGGGGTTGGCGGTGACATGCACGCTGGTGAAGTGTGTCGATGGCAGCAATGGCGGCAACGACTGTTGGGTGCGACGGTGGCGGCGTGATTcggcgagagagagggaggtaaAGGGTCAGAAAGCTTCAGTGAAGCATGGCGGAGCTCAACAAGTGCTTGCCTTTGAAAgaatcgaatggcccaagagggggggtgaattgggcgctaattaaaacttctaccgctttctaaaacaaataacaaccttagcctagataaagaagaatgcaactacgtgatttaaactagaacaaggcaactaaacaagcaagataaCTAAGAGAGAGAACGGTAAAAAGAAAGACTTGTAAAAaccaagatactcaaagtaaaatacgggaatgtaaatagttggagaagagaacaccaattttttcccgaggtttcgagaagttggcacttccccctagtcctcattggagcatccaccaaggatgtagctcccccttaagtcaccaagactcaagtgctccctcttgattgccccttctccatctccggattggtgagcatcaaaccaagtacatcatctcttcccgaggctcccacaagtcctccaagagctcaccgagaacaccttcgataaccaagaccgtctaggtgttgccaaccaccaagagtaacaagcttcaagcttcacttgacaaagacaaagcctagacaacagctagatgcacactcgttactctccaagcactaaagatgtccttaatcttcaactaagaacttgaaattatacacaagtgctctctcttgcttctaaatgacacaccaagtgtatgagctggtACATGGTCGCAAGAGCAGTTTTTGAGAccaaatgagtgggtatttataggctaaggatcaagaattagccgttacctaacaacccagaattttttcttaacgccggaaggtccggtgtgaataactctctccacatcagaatatccggtgctaatacctctgacagaatagccgttaactgtttcattagccgttaaaactccgGCATTTCATCTggactaacgccggatcatccggcgcgtTGAAaccggccagatgatagtttgcaacctctctgtataaaatcatccggCGATTACTCTTCTCTACGCCGGACCATTCGGCGTGTAGAATCAAGCCGAGACTGCACTGCAAATATTTCTCCGGTGATCTCACCACTcgtacgccggaccatccggcgtggacttcaacaattttacaactcagaactcttaggaaattgctccggtgagtacactcttcatacagaggatcatccggtgagttgaattttcgctgaatttatctaatccaaacaatcttgagttctaacttcttggacactgaaccaaaagcttgtatgaCCGACCTAGCTCTAGAAaatcacaagtgtgcatcaactatatctagactcacctaggtcaagctacaactcttaacccactttatagtacggtcaaaagactaaaaagaaatcgaacctatactactctaagtgttcttcatctccttgtgacacttagaactagaagatccttaatcttcatgcaccggtcctttgatcgtccatataagcgcttaaagggccaagagtatcaaagcatcattgtgaactaagtttttctttttctttgatactgTTCAAAACGCATACGTtaatcacaatgatacggttgtcattaatcaccgaaactcttacctcttaccttggggcctagatgctacagccTTGGGCAGGGAGGCGCTGGAGCGGCCGGTCAACCGAGAGGCGGAGGGGATCTTGAGGCAGCGGCTAGAGAAGGAGAGGGCGGCACGGGCAAAGCTCCGATCGGGTGTCGGCTTAGGAGGTCGAGGGCGAGCTCCCGGCTTGGACAAAAGATGGCCGAGGCATGGACTCGGGAGGTGGTCAGGCATTTTGGGAGCGAGGGTGCTCCCCATAAGTAGCTGGTGAGAGAGGCAATTTTAGGAGTTGGTGAACATTAGGAATGAGATTGGAAGCTGTTAGAGCTAGAATTTAAATgaaattttctaaatttaactataGGAAATGAGATTAGGAGACACTTAAAATGCTTTCAGGCAGGGCAGCAACGTCTTTCCAAGCGAAGCTAGGGTCGCTCAATCTCAGAAGGTGGCATGGCATCTTTGATCTTTCTCTTTCTCTGCATCCCCTTGCTCGGATGGTACACGCAAATAAAGGTGAAAAATAGATAGCAGATATTTGATGTGATATTCGTATCTGTCAAGGCATGAATATACATATTTATATTCGTGTTCGTTTTttaaatggatactaaaatggatgtaTCTGAATTCATTTTTGagatttaaattcaaatatggatatccgaattgttttgaatttggatGTGAAAATGAATAATATctgtatccgccaaccaggaaCCAAATTTCACTAAAGTTTTAGTAATTTCAGTGATGAACAAAAATTATGTATTctggcccaatcaaattggaataaatttcagccaaatttgatcaaattttattcaaatttaaccaaaaaaattaaatttccgatatgaaatttgaatgaatttctaaatttttggtaATTCCAGTAATTCTAAatgtgaaagtatttttttatgcaccaaaataaaaattcttatcTTTAAAGGTGTAGGATATTTGTATACAACctgatcgagtagatatccgaatgcgaaCTCCTATCCAAACAATCCATTTTGTAATTACGTTCAAagatatttaaatttatattcatattaaaatatagataacaatCTTAAAAAATAGACTATTCATTCCTTATTCCATCCATTTCCATCCTTACTCACAGACACGGGTGACGACGTGCCTATCGCTTTGTGTCGCGATCTGCGCAATAGCTAGCGGCACATGCAGCGGGTGAGCGGTAAGGGGCGGTCACAAGGACTGCGgtaggcaggcaggcaggggagcaggcagaggcagtgTGACGACCACCGGTTGAAAGCGCTCGGTGGTGCTGGAGGACTTGTGGCAGGCACATTCACTGCGCGTCTGCGCCACCCTGTGCGCACGCACGGACAAGTAGCTGCAGCGTTCTTCAGCTCCAGCGTTGCAGATTCCAAATCTCCGGTCAAAAGTGCCAACCCGTAGGTTAAAGCATGGCTGCCGCTGGTGAAACAACAGGCTTTGGAGGATGAGCCACTGTCCAAGCAGAGAAGGCCTGGCTACAAAACATGTCCAGTTTGGGCTTCTTGCCTGGAAGGAAGTCCAGCATTTGCACTGAGCCAACTGACGGCCATGGTTAGGCAGTCGAGTACCAGGGTTCAAGCTGAGCCTCGAAATCCAGACGCGTCTTCTTACTTTCACACTGAACAAATGGTCAATGGCGCCAGCATCCCAACTTAAACAGGAGCAAACGGTAGGCTGCAACCCTGGCCTACAGCTGTAACTCGAACCAATAAAGAACGCAGATATGTTCCAACAGCAACACCTacaaccacaaccacgactagaCTTGCTGAAAGAGAAGACATTACTGCATATCGTAGGGTTGGAGCTTACTGTGTTGTATGCTCATGATCCCACAAGGGCAGCAAAATGGACAGGGGCCTAAAAGGGCAGCAGTGAATGTAGACACTGAAACACGAGACCTGAACATAAAACTGATGctttagatgaaaaaaatagaaatcaaTGTCGCACATTGTATCAGATCTCAAGAAAATAACATACAAGCTGCACTTTGGCATTGATGCTTAGATGGAAAATACAACATATAGATTGGCGTCACGCATGATATCACAGCTCTAGAAAATGAGATACAAGCTGCAGTTTGGCACTGCATAAGTAACTACCGGATTCTTCAAATCACAGTATAAGCTCTTGGATGTTGACATCAGGCACTAATTAGTTACAAAATGGAACACATTCACGTCTGGAGATTTTGCTGCAGACATCATTCCATTAGAGTACAGGCATTGCAGGAACAACCATAGAGGCTTATTATGGGCACCTACTATTGCctacaaaattttagatggtAGGTCAGCCACACAACTAATTTACAACAACTATAGGGGCATTCTTGTTCAATATCCATATCTGGATACCGATGATCAACCATTTTTCCAGAGAGTATGGTTTGTCCGTTGCAGCCAACCCTGAGCTGCCAAAGTAATGAAGGCAGCTTGTGTTTTCTAGATCGGTATGTACAGTTGAGCTCAGCATCTAAAGGCTGCAATGAAAATAGATACATCAGAATTTGAATAGATCATGTACGCAGCAAAACCTTTAAAGGTCCCCTTTGGAACAAAGGATTGGACCTCTATAATTCCTATGAAATTTCTATGGAATGATTTGTTCCATAGGAATTTTGCAGGATTTCTAGCATGAGGTCCAACCGCATGGAAAAATTCCTTTGATTCTATCTCTCTTTTCTCATTCCTGTGATTTTCCTTTGTTGCATCCAAATGGTCCACTAGAAGTTTTCTTGTATTCTAGATTCCTGTAGGATTGCAAGTGTCAGGCAACTCTAATCCTGTGTTTTTCCAATTCCTACATTTTCAGAATCCTACGTTCCAAAGAGTTAACTCTGGTAAAAGAGTGCCAAGTAAAGATGAAAAAAGGCACTGAAGCTTATAGCGACACAATCGCAGCCTCGCAGGGCTTTTTTATGAGCTAATCTGACAACATAGAAAGTGTGTTTTTGGAAAAACTGATTACAAGTTATTGGCCATAGGCACAGGACAATGGCTTACAAGTTGAGCCCCACGTACTGTGCCTATGGCCAAAAATTTGTAAGCAGTAGCTGTGTTTCAAGCACCAACTGCTATTAACTTTGCAATACTCAATTCCAGAAATCGGGATTCTAAcggtcaaaataaaaaaaatacaaaggaAAAGGTAAGTAGTGTCTCACCTTGGCAAGATGAGGTAGGCATTCAAGTCCTTAACAGACACTTAGTCCTTCTGATAAAAGGAGAGAACTAGGTCTGTCTGTACTGAGAATAATTGTGTGTCCACAAAAAGCTGTCAGCAAAAAAGAAAGCACAGTGTACATTAGTCTGTGCAGCGGATAACTATCTCTCCATAGACAAGGTCAGAAAGCTTTAGGTTTTGAGAATGCCAGAAATTGATCCCCAAAGAAGATACAGCTGAgtcaggaaaagaaaagaacatttggcaTTGCTTAAGTTGGACTTAAAACTTGGAAATGTTACCCAAATATTACATGATTGGGTGTGGGCCTGCTATTCCTTCAGTGTTCAATTTAATGAAAGTTAACAAGGAAACAATGCTAACAAGAATCTCTGCATCTATGCGGTACTGCCAAACACAGAAAATGCAAAGAACCAAGGAATGCAATTTAATACCTTCATAAAGGGCCTATCCCTGCTTGGGAAAGAACCAATAAAGCTCTCtcttaaaagtaaggaaacctATGCAGAGAAAAAGAGAGTTAGCAACCAGCATTCTACAATTGTATAAACACGCCAAAAATATAAACCTTCCTAGTGGCACTATGCCACAAGAGAACTATTTTCGTCCAACAAAAACAGCCACAAAAAAGTATCCAGATTTCAGACCAAAAGTTcaatatatatagggggcaAAAAAATCAGCCCCAAAAATATCTGAGCAAGGGCAGAAGAACAAaccttgtcattgttagatTGCACATTGGTAATTGTATGAGATCTCAAATTCGAGCACAGAGTATCAAGGTAGTCTCTAAGCACTGCCAAGAAGCCTTTGGCCGCTTCCACCTGTACACTTCAAAGATTAGATCCAAGAAGAGAAAAAACAGAGGAGTCTTTAAGGCATTGACTGAAAATTTAAACCCTCAGAATGCTTTACCAACCCAAAAACGTAAGAAACCAGTGAACAGTGACTATTCTGAACAACTCTAATTTATGTTAGGAACCCAGTGAGACATAAGTTCACTGATTCTATACTTGCAAGACCgagcaaaacaaaaacaaataaggCAGATAATTTATATGTCCACTCCCACAAAAGTTGAGAAAGCCGAAGGCAGCAAAACAATAATTATATCAAAGTGCCCCGCTTATTTGTACATGTGTTAAAAGATGAAGAAAATCGGACAAATAGTGAAGAACTAGATAATCAAGACACTACCTGGGCATCCGTGCATTCATAAACGGGGCGCTTTCTTGCAAGATAACTTTCTCCCACTAGTCTTGAATGATATGGACGCAAAGCAGAAAGCAACTCCCTTTGCTGCGGCAGTTGCGGGACTGAAGCAGACTTAATCTGAACACCGCAGGAATTCATGTATCAGCAACTACCTTTTGCATTATTCACACCACCCAGTCACCTAAGATGCTACAGCAATATTTGTTcttacaaaaaataaattaaatagcCAAGAAAACAAAGCCATTAGGAAGAGGCCTCCGGATCAGGATTTGTAAATGTAGAGTTAAAGTGCTACTCGGAAAATGTCATGTTCAGCCCATTAGGGCCCATATGATGGAGAAAGGAGCAGCACCGCACCTTCCTAGGGCCGGCACACTGTTCATGCCAGCCTTGGGTTGGTTTATTAGCTTAGAGATAAGCTTAGGTTAGATTGAGTCGTTATCTATTTCTTTAGAGATTAGTTTCTTAAAGGTCAAGTCATCTCATCTATGTAAGGATGTGGATTGTATCGGCTTTCATTAAGCAAGAAATATATCAAAGTTCCTAGTATCTCATCTATCCCTACCCTCGTGGTGCGGCCGCCGCACATCGGCATGGTCACGCTGCTTGGGTTCAGGGCCATCTAATCAATGGCCATGACAGAAATGTCCGCATCAAAAGTGTTAAGCAACCATCTCACCAGTTATAAAAGTTTCTTTCAACATTTAGAGCCACTTAAGAATACTGCTGAGCCCTCCCTCCATTTTCAATACAAAATCGATAAAGTTAGACTTATTTCTTCTGACAAATTACAATAACTAAAAACCTACCTACAGTTGTGCACATAATTGAATTCCAGAAAGCAACAGAGCATCATTGGTTATGAGGAGATAATTTTCAGGTACCTGATTCCTGTTGGCATCGATGACCACAGCATTTGCTAGCCTGTTCAGTATGTCGGTTGTCTTGTTCTGCACACCAACCTAAAAATGATAACGGTTGTTAATTCTTCGTCGGACAGCTACATAAACTCAATTAAAAGCTCATTTCAAATAGAAAGTGATGTGCCAAAATCATAATCACATGTCAACCATTCAACCAACGCAAGACCTACTTATCTCTCTCCCCAATCCCCATCCTCCTAAAATACCCAGTTATCCTCCAGTTCCATATTTTCCCTGTTGCCACTACTTTGGTCAAAACAAAATAATGCCAATAAGCTCGGAACTCACTATGTATGGAACTGGTGCATCGAGAAAATCCATCATGTCAATAGGCAAAACCTGGAAATCAAATGCAACAGAGCATATGAAGTAACAGTAATTATATACCTTCCATGAAGGTCAAGTCTGACAAAAGGCTCAAAATAGAAGTACCGGTATGAGTAGACTCTGCCAATGATATGGGCGTATTAGAGGTATGATGGACAAAACTGAAGCCGATAGCATTCCCTGGTCATCAGTAATTGCTAGAGCATGTAAGTGCCAACTTTCAACAGTTTTTCATCAGCAGAGACAAACCAAAATCTTTTGTGTACTCAACAGAAATATATGGTTTGCAGGAATAAAGGTGAATCCATTGAAGTTATTTGGAATTTGACTAGTCACCTATAATCATCTTCATTCCTTCCTAACATTCCTATTTTTATAAAACATAAACTCATCAAAGGAACATTGTACATGCTGCTTTAGCCAAACCAAAAAGCACCATAGTATTTTAATACTTTATATGAGTAACAATTCGTCCATGTTGGTGCACATAAAATGCTTACCTAACGCTCAGATGAAGCATCATATTCATATCAGAAGTTAAgtacaaaaaagaaacaaagtaaaaaaatgccaaaaaaaatGTAAGGCCTAGAAGCATACCAGATTAGAACAGACAATAACAATCTGTTTCTCCAAGAGCGCAGCAGCAAAAAGTGTCATTACC
Coding sequences:
- the LOC133919917 gene encoding pentatricopeptide repeat-containing protein At5g66500, mitochondrial-like; the protein is MPRASPRQLPLSTLLRLLSSHPSLSPAIHGTLLKSSSLSSLIPIPATALLTSYANAGLPGAASRLFDEMPARDAVAWNALLACLVRHARPHAAVGAFCGMAAAGFPPTAATLCTMLKACAVSRALLPGRQVHARSVVSCHGDVIMVTALVDLYMSCGLFEDAMGVFARTECPKDAALYNAVLSGCVENGRFREAFSMLRRTELNGISLTCALTACSATANLAYGMQVHCKALRCGFDSDTIMCNALIDMYAKCGRTMVARIVFDRMAGRTVVSWSSMIDVYCRHGHGEEALDLFKLMEKAAPMVLPNAITFLAVLSACGHCGLVDEGRSMLHLMKSKYGIDPQPEHYACLIDMLGRAGQIDEAWDLYCSLTSSRNGHSSAIYVAMLNACRANMDVVRGKKVAVRMLEVDPQNPGIHVLISNFHAAIRQWSESDESRRVIMDKGLRKEAASSCVSVG
- the LOC133919918 gene encoding uncharacterized protein LOC133919918; the protein is MPKCSLYVIFLRSDTMCDIDFYFFHLKHQFYVQVSCFSVYIHCCPFRPLSILLPLWDHEHTTQCCCWNISAFFIGSSYSCRPGLQPTVCSCLSWDAGAIDHLFSVKVRRRVWISRLSLNPGTRLPNHGRQLAQCKCWTSFQARSPNWTCFVARPSLLGQWLILQSLLFHQRQPCFNLRVGTFDRRFGICNAGAEERCSYLSVRAHRVAQTRSECACHKSSSTTERFQPVVVTLPLPAPLPACLPQSL